The proteins below are encoded in one region of Helianthus annuus cultivar XRQ/B chromosome 2, HanXRQr2.0-SUNRISE, whole genome shotgun sequence:
- the LOC110907256 gene encoding protein phosphatase 2C 57-like, translating to MALWSPRLQRFLLNNTSNTNLSKIDFKKTNTNFITRNRRRCSAIAIDAPSYGLASGIRWGSAKLQGARDEMEVDAVIVANNTDDLQGFYFAAVFYGHAGFSSFNFLREKLYKECVKALQGGQLLDNKDFIGIKNALQEAFHNADAKEEIGGS from the exons ATGGCTTTATGGAGTCCACGATTGCAAAGATTTCTTCTCAACAACACCTCCAACACCAACCTTAGTAAGATCGACTTCAAGAAGACCAACACGAATTTCATTACCAGAAACCGCCGCCGTTGCTCAGCGATTGCTATTGACGCTCCTTCTTATGGTCTCGCTTCTGGGATCAGATGGGGTTCCGCCAAATTACAGGGTGCTCGTGACGAGATGGAAGTCGATGCTGTAATAGTCGCTAATAACACCGACGACCTTCAAGGTTTCTATTTTGCTGCTGTTTTTTATGGCCACGCGGGTTTCTCTTCTTTCAACTTTCTCAG GGAGAAGTTGTACAAGGAGTGTGTGAAGGCTCTACAAGGGGGCCAATTATTGGATAACAAAGACTTTATTGGAATTAAAAATGCCCTGCAAGAAGCTTTTCACAACGCTGATGCAAAGGAAGAAATTGGCGGGAGTTAG
- the LOC110926138 gene encoding DNA (cytosine-5)-methyltransferase 1, translated as MAKGVKRNTKQEAIDSSTHSSDTKPSPPLKKCKTSPSVAVSADEEARFVGKPVPAEQARVKWPHRYESKNKVKVISSSDDEEKEIFQAKCHYTKATVDGISFDLYDDAYVKAEEGKPDYIARIVEMFETVDKELYFSAQWFFRAEDTVIKSQAHLIDKRRVFYSEMKDDNPLDSIVSKIKIVQLPPNVDLVEKEKALKSYDYYYDMQYSKPVTFTTLHKENLTTESGESSVVSDDACSNGVVESNNKNAKPTKINDSEKSEMTLLDLYSGCGAMSTGLCYGTNMAGVKLVTKWAVDINEHACESLKLNHAETQVRNEAADDFLSLLKEWEKLCKQFGLLGSKRDEDTNVKSEESDSEEIDESRDPYKGEFEVQRLTAVCYGDPNKANKQKLHFKVRWKGFGPSYDTWEPIDGLSNCEESIKDFVIKGYKSRMLPLPGDVDFICGGPPCQGISGHNRFRNYTDPLKDPKNHQLVVYMDIIDFLKPKFVLMENVCDLVKFADGILGYHAVGRLVSMNYQTRMGIMAAGSYGVPQCRLRVFLWGANTMMNLPQFPLPTHEVIGRGVVPVEFKDCIVGSDNDNSYKLEKSIRLGDAISDLPEVTNNKGKDEMEYAGAPQTSFQKYIRLRKQALGKDSSKRMMLYDHRPLELNEDDYARVCHIPKIKGANFRDLPGVRVGKGNKVELDPDVERVLLPSGKPLVPNYAITFVRGTSKKPFGRLGMDDIVTTVVGRAEPHNQALLHPNQDRVLTIRENARLQGFPDHYKLCGPVKARYMQIGNAVSFSVSTGLGYSLAKAIQGVCTSKPIKLPHKFPDCLGQLSSL; from the exons ATGGCGAAAGGAGTGAAGAGAAACACGAAACAGGAAGCCATTGATTCATCCACACATTCTTCCGATACAAAACCATCGCCTCCGTTAAAGAAATGCAAAACATCTCCGTCGGTTGCTGTTTCGGCCGATGAAGAGGCTCGGTTCGTTGGAAAACCGGTTCCTGCTGAGCAAGCGAGGGTGAAATGGCCGCATCGATATGAATCGAAG AATAAAGTGAAGGTTATTTCGTCATCTGATGA TGAGGAAAAGGAGATTTTTCAAGCTAAGTGCCATTATACCAAAGCTACTGTTGATGGTATTTCTTTTGATCTTTATGATGATGCGTATGTCAAG GCTGAAGAAGGGAAGCCAGATTACATTGCTCGGATCGTGGAGATGTTTGAAACCGTTGATAAAGAGTTATATTTCTCCGCTCAGTGGTTTTTCAGAGCTGAAGATACG GTTATTAAAAGCCAAGCCCACCTTATCGACAAAAGACGAGTGTTCTATTCCGAAATGAAAGATGACAATCCGCTGGATAGTATTGTGTCGAAAATCAAGATTGTTCAACTTCCTCCAAAT GTTGACTTGGTTGAGAAAGAAAAGGCACTCAAATCGTATGATTATTACTATGATATGCAGTATTCAAAGCCGGTTACATTTACAACTCTACACAAAG AAAACTTAACCACAGAGAGTGGCGAGTCATCCGTAGTTTCAGATGATGCGTGCTCAAACGGTGTAGTAGAGAGTAACAATAAAAATGCAAAACCAACAAAAATCAACGACAGTGAAAAGTCTGAAATGACCCTATTGGACTTGTATTCGGGTTGCGGTGCCATGTCAACCGGGCTTTGTTATGGCACAAATATGGCTGGTGTAAAACTTGTGACA AAATGGGCAGTTGACATCAATGAACATGCATGTGAAAGTCTGAAGCTGAACCATGCTGAAACTCAG GTGAGAAATGAAGCAGCTGATGACTTTTTATCGTTGCTGAAAGAATGGGAGAAACTTTGTAAACAGTTTGGTTTGTTGGGTTCAAAACGTGACGAAGATACAAATGTAAAATCTGAAGAATCAGATTCTGAGGAGATTGATGAGAGTCGTGATCCGTATAAAGGTGAATTTGAAGTACAAAGATTGACGGCTGTTTGTTATGGTGATCCAAACAAAGCCAACAAACAAAAGCTGCATTTTAAG GTGCGATGGAAGGGCTTTGGTCCTAGTTACGACACATGGGAGCCAATTGATGGTTTGAG TAATTGCGAGGAGTCTATAAAGGATTTTGTTATCAAAGGATACAAATCAAGAATGCTACCACTTCCT GGTGATGTTGACTTCATATGTGGAGGTCCTCCATGTCAAGGAATCAGTGGTCATAATCGGTTTAGAAACTATACTGATCCTTTAAAGGATCCAAAGAATCACCAGCTTGTAGTCTACATGGATATTATTGATTTTTTGAAACCAAAATTTGTTTTGATGGAGAATGTTTGTGATCTTGTCAAATTTGCGGATGGTATTTTGGGATATCATGCCGTTGGGCGTTTAGTTTCGATGAATTATCAAACACGTATGGGGATAATGGCAGCTGGATCTTATGGAGTTCCTCAATGCAGACTAAGGGTCTTTCTTTGGGGTGCTAATACGATGATG AATTTGCCTCAGTTTCCATTACCGACACACGAGGTTATTGGAAGAGGAGTTGTTCCTGTTGAGTTCAAG GACTGTATTGTCGGGTCTGATAATGATAACTCATACAAGTTAGAGAAGAGCATACGTCTTGGTGATGCAATTTCAGACTTGCCTGAG GTTACAAACAACAAAGGTAAGGATGAAATGGAGTATGCAGGTGCCCCACAAACAAGTTTTCAGAAATACATTAGATTGAGAAAGCAAG CTTTGGGGAAAGATTCTTCGAAAAGAATGATGCTTTACGATCATAGGCCATTGGAACTAAACGAAGATGATTATGCTCGGGTTTGCCATATTCCAAAGATAAAG GGAGCAAACTTTCGGGATTTACCAGGAGTAAGAGTTGGTAAAGGGAACAAAGTAGAATTGGACCCTGACGTTGAACGGGTCTTGTTACCTTCAGGAAAACCTTTG GTCCCAAATTATGCTATAACATTTGTTCGTGGAACTTCAAAAAA ACCCTTTGGTCGCTTGGGTATGGATGATATTGTCACAACTGTAGTTGGTAGAGCTGAGCCACATAATCAG GCGCTGCTTCATCCTAACCAGGATAGAGTGTTGACCATTCGTGAAAATGCACGTTTACAAGGATTTCCTGATCATTATAAACTTTGTGGACCTGTTAAAGCAAG GTACATGCAAATTGGAAATGCAGTTTCATTCTCGGTATCAACTGGATTGGGGTACAGCTTAGCCAAAGCAATTCAAGGAGTTTGCACCAGTAAACCAATCAAACTCCCACATAAGTTTCCAGATTGTCTTGGACAACTATCTTCACTATAA